CGTTTTACCTGTTCCACCAACTTGCAGATTGCCCACTACGATTACCGGAAAGGAAAAAAGTTTGCTTTTGATAATGGAATAGTTGTAACAGAAATTTTTGATGTGTGAAAATACCCACCATGCAATTGCTACCGGGAATAATAGATACCGTATGATGCGAAACAGTTTCATTAAGAAATAAGCTCTTGGTTTTCTTTTATCAATTGATCGTTGTAAATAGTGAAATACAACGCATTATTGTTAAGCAAATCCTCATGGGTGCCCTGTGCCATAAGGTTGCCATTTTCAAGCAACAAAATTTTATCAGCAAATTTAATAGTGGATATACGATGCGATATAACAATGGACTTATGAGCGGTTGACAGTCGTTTAATATTTGAAACTATTTGCTCTTCGGTTTGCGTATCTACTGCACTCAGGCAGTCATCCAACAAGAGTAAGCCGGGTTCTTTCACCAACGCACGAGCAATGGAAATGCGCTGTTTTTGTCCTCCCGAAAGATTAATTCCTCTTTCGCCCAAGAGGGTTTCGTAGCCATTTTCAAATTGAGTTATGCTTGCATCTATGGCAGCATCCGATGCCGATGAAATTATTTTTTGTTGTAAATCTTTTGCCGATAAAGATTCGGCATCAAGACCAAATGCAATGTTGCGGCTTATGGTATCACTAAAAAGAAAAATTTCCTGGGGCACATAGCCAACAAACTTGCGCCATGCGTCTAAATTAATTTCCTTAATATTTTTTCCATCAATTAATATTTCGCCACTATCGCAATCATACAACCTCAACAGTAATACTGCAATGGTAGATTTTCCACTTCCTGTTTTTCCGGTAATGGCAACCGTTTCATTTTCATGGATTATAAACGAACAATTTTTTATAGCCTCTATTCCTGAATTTTTATAGGTAAACGACACATTCCTAAATTCGATATTACCTTTAAATTGTGAGGGTTCAACATTTGTGTTTTCTATTTCGGTTGTTTGATTTAAAAACTGATTAATTCGTTGTTGTGATGCCGCTGCACGTTGCACCAACGTAATAATCCAGCCCAGCGATGCTACCGGCCATGTTAGCATATTTACATACATAATAAATTCTGCAATGCTGCCTATGTCAAATGAACCATCTATTACCGCCATACCTCCAAAGTAAATTGTAAGTATGGTACTTAAACCTATAAGCAGCGTAACTGCTGGATAGAAAAGTGCATTTATTCTGGCTAGTGACAGCGATTTTTTTTTGTAATCTCCATTTGCATTTGCAAATGAAGCCTCAAAACTTTTTTCGCGTGCAAATGATTGTATAATGCGAATTCCCGAAAATGATTCCTGCACAAAAGTCGAAAGATTACTTAGTTGCTCCTGCACCTCATCGCTTCTTTTGTTTATAATATCGTGCACTTTATAAATAATAAATACCAGCACCGGTAGTGGCGTAAGCACAATCAACGTAAGTTTCCAGTTAATGGTTGACATGACATATACCGTGAGCACAATAGTAACCGTCAGGTTAATTACATACATAACCACAGGGCCTACATACATGCGCACGCGGGCTACATCTTCGCTAATGCGGTTCATCAAATCACCGGTCGAGTTTACACTGTAAAAAGAAGCATTCAATTGTTGGTACTTTGAAAAAATTTCGTTTTTCATATCATACTCTATCCAGCGCGAAATAACAATGATGGTTTGACGCATAAAAAACATAAACATACCACGCAATAGTGCCAACCCAATTATGAGCAAGGTATAGCGTATTACACTTTGGTAAATTTCACTTTTATCCATGGTTTGATTAGGTATATCAAAATAACGGCTAACCTCATTAATGGCATCGCGCATAATCTGTGCAGGAAAAATCTGACACAAGCAGGCACAATTTACAAATACGATTCCTACTGCCAACCTGCCTCGGTATTTGTAAAAATATTTATTTAAATATTGAAGTTCTTTCACGCAAAAAAGAAAAGGTTTGCAAAGATGGTAAATTTATCGGTCTCCTTTTGTTATAACCGTTAACATTACTCCCTTCTGCGGGTAACTTACGAATCACGCGAGGCCTTTATTTTTTCGATTGGCCGCATTATGCTATTTAGTTTGTTTTTATTTGTGCCATCTATGATTTCGTTGCTACATACACTAAGCCGCGCTTACAGTGGTCTATCGCGCGAGGTATGGTGGCTATCGTTAGGTACGCTCATCAACCGCGTAGGTACTTTGGTTATTATTTTCATGGCCTTATACCTCGAAAAGGAATTACATTTTTCCGTTCAGCAAATTGGAGTGGTCATGGCCATGTTTGGCACGGGTTCATTTGTGGGTGTGTTGCTTTCGGGATATCTCATCGACCGCTTTGGTTTTTTCCCTGTCATTGTTTTATCCTTAATTATCAGCAGCATCATGCTGCTCATTGCATCGTTTATCACTTCTTATTTCC
This Bacteroidota bacterium DNA region includes the following protein-coding sequences:
- a CDS encoding ABC transporter ATP-binding protein is translated as MKELQYLNKYFYKYRGRLAVGIVFVNCACLCQIFPAQIMRDAINEVSRYFDIPNQTMDKSEIYQSVIRYTLLIIGLALLRGMFMFFMRQTIIVISRWIEYDMKNEIFSKYQQLNASFYSVNSTGDLMNRISEDVARVRMYVGPVVMYVINLTVTIVLTVYVMSTINWKLTLIVLTPLPVLVFIIYKVHDIINKRSDEVQEQLSNLSTFVQESFSGIRIIQSFAREKSFEASFANANGDYKKKSLSLARINALFYPAVTLLIGLSTILTIYFGGMAVIDGSFDIGSIAEFIMYVNMLTWPVASLGWIITLVQRAAASQQRINQFLNQTTEIENTNVEPSQFKGNIEFRNVSFTYKNSGIEAIKNCSFIIHENETVAITGKTGSGKSTIAVLLLRLYDCDSGEILIDGKNIKEINLDAWRKFVGYVPQEIFLFSDTISRNIAFGLDAESLSAKDLQQKIISSASDAAIDASITQFENGYETLLGERGINLSGGQKQRISIARALVKEPGLLLLDDCLSAVDTQTEEQIVSNIKRLSTAHKSIVISHRISTIKFADKILLLENGNLMAQGTHEDLLNNNALYFTIYNDQLIKENQELIS